Proteins from one Bacteroidota bacterium genomic window:
- a CDS encoding acyl-CoA carboxylase subunit beta codes for MNKRTQLIQLREQSLLGGGIDRIASQHKKGKLTARERLHFLFDEGTFEEIGAFVMHRSKDFGMENQQFLGDGVITGYGHINGRLVYAFSQDFTVFGGSLSETHAEKICKLMDLAMKNGAPLIGLNDSGGARIQEGVVSLGGYADIFYRNTMASGVIPQISAIMGPCAGGAVYSPAITDFIMMVENTSYMFVTGPNVVKTVTHEEVSSEDLGGASVHSTKSGVAHFTAANEIDCINQLKKLISYIPENCEEKTPDFIYEATDETRTALANIIPENANQPYDIRDVINETIDEESFYEVHKNFAENIVVGFARLAGRSIGIVANQPAYLAGVLDIHSSQKAARFVRFCDSFNIPLLVFEDVPGFLPGTDQEWNAIITNGAKLLYAFCEATVPRVTVITRKAYGGAYDVMNSKHIGADMNFAWPTAEIAVMGAKGAAEIIFKKDIDKAANPAQALVEKEKEYADLFANPYRAAERGFIDEVILPEETRSKLIKAFKMLENKVVNLPRKKHGNIPL; via the coding sequence ATGAATAAACGCACACAACTCATACAACTACGTGAACAATCGCTACTTGGTGGCGGAATTGATAGAATTGCATCACAACATAAAAAAGGAAAATTAACCGCAAGAGAACGCCTTCACTTTTTATTTGACGAAGGTACCTTTGAAGAAATAGGTGCTTTTGTAATGCACCGCTCTAAAGATTTCGGTATGGAAAACCAACAGTTTTTAGGTGATGGTGTAATAACAGGTTACGGTCATATCAATGGCCGATTGGTATATGCATTCTCCCAAGACTTTACCGTATTTGGAGGTTCATTATCAGAAACACACGCTGAAAAAATTTGTAAATTAATGGACTTAGCCATGAAAAATGGAGCTCCGTTAATTGGTTTAAATGATAGCGGTGGTGCACGTATTCAGGAAGGAGTAGTTTCCTTAGGCGGTTATGCCGATATATTTTACAGAAACACAATGGCTAGTGGCGTAATACCACAAATATCAGCCATTATGGGGCCATGCGCAGGTGGAGCAGTTTATAGCCCGGCTATTACCGATTTTATTATGATGGTGGAAAATACCAGTTACATGTTTGTAACAGGCCCTAACGTAGTAAAAACCGTTACACATGAGGAAGTATCAAGTGAAGATTTAGGGGGAGCCTCAGTACATTCTACCAAAAGTGGTGTAGCCCATTTTACAGCTGCTAATGAAATTGATTGTATCAACCAATTAAAAAAATTAATCAGCTACATTCCGGAAAACTGCGAAGAAAAAACACCCGATTTCATTTACGAAGCAACTGATGAAACCAGAACTGCTTTAGCCAATATTATACCGGAAAATGCCAACCAGCCATACGATATAAGAGACGTTATCAACGAAACAATAGACGAAGAAAGCTTTTATGAAGTACACAAAAATTTTGCTGAAAATATAGTAGTTGGTTTTGCTCGTTTAGCGGGAAGAAGTATTGGTATTGTAGCCAACCAGCCAGCTTATCTGGCAGGTGTATTAGATATACATTCATCGCAAAAAGCAGCCCGTTTTGTGCGCTTCTGCGATAGCTTTAACATACCTTTATTAGTATTTGAAGATGTACCCGGATTTTTACCAGGAACCGATCAGGAATGGAATGCCATTATTACCAATGGAGCCAAACTATTATATGCCTTTTGCGAAGCAACCGTTCCAAGAGTTACCGTAATTACGCGTAAAGCATATGGTGGTGCATACGATGTAATGAACTCCAAACACATAGGTGCTGATATGAATTTTGCATGGCCAACAGCCGAAATAGCGGTAATGGGAGCAAAAGGTGCTGCAGAAATTATATTTAAAAAAGACATTGATAAAGCAGCTAATCCAGCTCAGGCACTTGTTGAAAAAGAAAAAGAGTATGCCGATTTATTTGCCAATCCGTACCGTGCAGCCGAACGTGGATTTATTGATGAGGTAATACTTCCTGAAGAAACAAGAAGTAAACTGATAAAAGCATTTAAAATGTTAGAAAATAAAGTAGTAAACCTTCCTAGAAAAAAACATGGAAACATTCCTTTGTAA